In one window of Rhinopithecus roxellana isolate Shanxi Qingling chromosome 15, ASM756505v1, whole genome shotgun sequence DNA:
- the LOC115893616 gene encoding pepsin A-2/A-3, giving the protein MKWLLLLGLVALSECIIYKVPLVRKKSLRRNLSEHGLLKDFLKKHNFNPAKKYFPQGEAPILIDEQTLENYLDMEYFGTIGIGTPAQDFTVIFDTGSSNLWVPSVYCSSLACTNHKRFNPEDSSTYQSTSGTLSITYGTGSMTGILGYDTVKVGGISDTNQIFGLSETEPGSFLYYAPFDGILGLAYPSISSSGATPVFDNIWNQGLVSQDLFSVYLSADDESGSVVIFGGIDSSYYTGSLNWVPVSVEGYWQISVDSITMNGETIACAEGCQAIVDTGTSLLTGPTSPIANIQSDIGASENSDGEMVVSCSAISSLPDIIFTINGVQYPVPPSAYILQSEGSCISGFEGMDVPTESGELWILGDVFIRQYFTVFDRANNQVGLAPVA; this is encoded by the exons ATGaagtggctgctgctgctgggtcTCGTGGCGCTCTCTGAGTGCATCATCTACAA GGTCCCCCTCGTCAGAAAGAAGTCCTTGAGGCGCAACCTGTCCGAGCATGGCCTGCTCAAGGACTTCCTGAAGAAGCATAACTTCAACCCAGCCAAGAAGTACTTCCCCCAGGGGGAGGCGCCCATCCTCATAGACGAACAGACCCTGGAGAACTACCTGGAT ATGGAGTACTTCGGCACTATCGGCATTGGAACCCCTGCCCAGGATTTCACCGTGATCTTTGACACCGGATCCTCCAACCTGTGGGTGCCCTCAGTCTACTGCTCCAGTCTCGCCTGCA CCAACCACAAGCGCTTCAACCCTGAGGACTCCTCCACCTACCAGTCCACCAGCGGGACACTCTCCATCACCTACGGCACCGGCAGCATGACAGGCATCCTCGGATACGACACTGTCAAG GTTGGAGGCATCTCGGACACCAATCAGATCTTCGGCTTGAGCGAGACTGAACCAGGCTCCTTCCTTTATTATGCTCCCTTCGACGGCATCCTGGGGCTGGCCTACCCCAGCATTTCCTCCTCCGGGGCCACACCCGTCTTTGACAACATCTGGAACCAGGGCCTGGTTTCTCAGGACCTCTTCTCTGTCTACCTGAGCGC CGATGACGAGAGTGGCAGCGTGGTGATATTTGGTGGCATTGACTCTTCTTACTACACTGGAAGTCTCAACTGGGTGCCTGTTTCTGTCGAGGGTTACTGGCAGATCTCCGTGGACAG CATCACCATGAACGGAGAGACCATCGCCTGCGCTGAGGGCTGCCAGGCCATTGTTGACACCGGCACCTCTCTGCTGACGGGCCCAACCAGCCCCATTGCCAACATCCAGAGCGACATCGGAGCCAGTGAGAACTCAGACGGCGAG ATGGTGGTCAGCTGCTCAGCCATCAGCAGCCTGCCCGACATCATCTTCACCATCAACGGAGTCCAGTATCCTGTGCCACCCAGTGCCTACATCCTGCAG AGTGAGGGCAGCTGCATCAGCGGCTTCGAGGGCATGGATGTCCCCACCGAATCTGGAGAGCTTTGGATCCTGGGTGATGTCTTCATCCGCCAGTACTTTACTGTCTTCGATAGGGCAAACAACCAGGTCGGCCTGGCTCCCGTGGCTTAA
- the LOC104677990 gene encoding pepsin A-1 encodes MKWLLLLGLVALSECIIYKVPLVRKKSLRRNLSEHGLLKDFLKKHNFNPARKYFPQGEAPTLIDEQPLENYLDTEYFGTIGIGTPAQDFTVVFDTGSSNLWVPSVYCSSLACTNHNLFNPEDSSTYQSTSGTLSITYGTGSMTGILGYDTVKVGGISDTNQIFGLSESEPGSFLYYAPFDGILGLAYPSISSSGATPVFDNIWDQGLVSQDLFSVYLSGDDESGSVVIFGGIDSSYYTGSLNWVPVSVEGYWQISVDSITMNGETIACAEGCQAIVDTGTSLLTGPTSPIANIQSDIGASENLLGEMVVSCSAISSLPDIIFTINGVQYPVPPSAYILQSEGSCISGFEGMDVPTESGELWILGDVFIRQYFTVFDRANNQVGLAPVA; translated from the exons ATGaagtggctgctgctgctgggtcTCGTGGCGCTCTCTGAGTGCATCATCTACAA GGTCCCCCTCGTCAGAAAGAAGTCCTTGAGGCGCAACCTGTCCGAGCATGGCCTGCTCAAGGACTTCCTGAAGAAGCACAACTTCAACCCAGCCAGGAAGTATTTCCCCCAGGGGGAGGCGCCCACCCTCATAGACGAACAGCCCCTGGAGAACTACCTGGAT ACGGAGTACTTCGGCACTATCGGCATTGGAACCCCTGCCCAGGATTTCACCGTCGTCTTTGACACCGGATCCTCCAACCTGTGGGTGCCCTCAGTCTACTGCTCCAGTCTCGCCTGCA CCAACCACAACCTCTTCAACCCTGAGGACTCCTCCACATACCAGTCCACCAGCGGGACACTCTCCATCACCTACGGCACCGGCAGCATGACAGGCATCCTCGGATACGACACTGTCAAG GTTGGAGGCATCTCGGACACCAATCAGATCTTCGGCTTGAGCGAGAGCGAACCCGGCTCCTTCCTGTATTATGCTCCCTTCGACGGCATCCTGGGGCTGGCCTACCCCAGCATTTCCTCCTCCGGGGCCACACCCGTCTTTGACAACATCTGGGACCAGGGCCTGGTTTCTCAGGACCTCTTCTCTGTCTACCTGAGCGG CGATGACGAGAGTGGCAGCGTGGTGATATTTGGTGGCATTGACTCTTCTTACTACACTGGAAGTCTCAACTGGGTGCCTGTTTCTGTCGAGGGTTACTGGCAGATCTCCGTGGACAG CATCACTATGAACGGAGAGACCATCGCCTGTGCTGAGGGCTGCCAGGCCATTGTTGACACCGGCACCTCTCTGCTGACGGGCCCAACCAGCCCCATTGCCAACATCCAGAGCGACATCGGAGCCAGTGAGAACTTACTCGGCGAG ATGGTCGTCAGCTGCTCAGCCATCAGCAGCCTGCCCGACATCATCTTCACCATCAACGGAGTCCAGTATCCTGTGCCACCCAGTGCCTACATCCTGCAG AGTGAAGGCAGCTGCATCAGCGGCTTCGAGGGCATGGATGTCCCCACCGAATCTGGAGAGCTTTGGATCCTGGGTGATGTCTTCATCCGCCAGTACTTTACTGTCTTCGACAGGGCAAACAACCAGGTCGGCCTGGCTCCCGTGGCTTAA